Proteins encoded together in one Chthonomonadales bacterium window:
- a CDS encoding sigma-70 family RNA polymerase sigma factor, translated as MDFSETFSRSVQGDRREFDALVHRCHRQAYNIAYRMAGNHADAEDLTQEAFVRAYRFFDRYNRQMPFENWLYRIISNVFIDELRKRPKARLQSLDQPLVNAGGETEVRIEIPDVSSDPESMMLQMELDEPLQMALDELPHDFRHAVILADVEGLSYEEIAEAMGCSLGTVRSRLHRGRKMLRNRLRGAQCRETTGDRCELP; from the coding sequence ATGGACTTCAGCGAGACCTTCTCACGGAGCGTGCAGGGCGATAGGCGAGAGTTCGATGCGCTGGTGCACAGGTGCCACCGCCAGGCCTATAACATCGCCTATCGCATGGCGGGCAACCACGCCGACGCGGAGGATCTGACGCAGGAAGCCTTCGTGCGGGCGTACCGGTTTTTCGATCGCTACAACCGACAGATGCCGTTTGAGAACTGGCTGTACCGCATCATCTCGAACGTGTTCATCGACGAGTTGCGAAAGCGGCCGAAGGCACGCCTGCAGTCCCTCGACCAGCCGCTGGTGAACGCCGGCGGCGAGACCGAGGTGCGGATCGAGATCCCCGACGTGAGCAGCGATCCGGAGTCCATGATGCTCCAGATGGAGCTCGACGAGCCGCTCCAGATGGCTCTCGACGAGCTTCCCCACGACTTTCGGCATGCCGTCATTCTGGCCGACGTCGAGGGGCTCTCGTACGAGGAGATCGCCGAGGCCATGGGATGCTCTCTGGGCACCGTTCGCTCCCGGCTGCATCGCGGGCGCAAGATGCTCCGCAACCGGCTTCGCGGGGCGCAGTGCCGGGAGACGACAGGAGATCGATGTGAATTGCCGTAG